The following DNA comes from Lepidochelys kempii isolate rLepKem1 chromosome 9, rLepKem1.hap2, whole genome shotgun sequence.
CTCTGCCCACTACTGCTTCCTGATCCATTCCGTTGCAGCTGAGGCAGGACTCAGCTGCTGCCAACAATGCTGAGGTGCCATGCCACTCAGACCCGGGTCAGTGGGGCAGACCGGCTCCCCCATCCAGGCCTTCTCCCACCAGCCCTGTGCCCCACTCCAACCTGCCTAGTAGCCTCAGTCCATATGCCCTCCACAGCCTCTGCGTCCCACAGCCTCCGCAATTCTTTCCCACCACCCAATAGCTCCCCCTACCTCTGTGCTCCCTCCAGCCGCCCTACATGCCCTCCAGCCTCTGTGCCCACAGCCCCCTCATATCTCCACagtccctgtgctccccacaACCTTCCGTGCTCCACAGCCCTTGTCCTACCCCAGCACCCACAATAGCCTCCTTCACAGCCCCCACAAACTTCCCAATCCCTATGTCCCTGACTCGAATCCCTCTTTCAAATCTGCACCTGGTCCTCCACCCCAAATACCCAGATATCTCAGAGTTGCTGTTTGCTTCCCAAAGGTACAAAGAAAACTTGATCAATATGGTTCTTCAGCAGGCTGGCCTCTTAAGCCTGTTGCTTCTGCTCTCTGCtgcctgccctgctctctgcatCACTGAGCTGGTAGTGGGTTGATTTGCAGCCTGGTTCCTGCTCTAGGGTCCAGCGTGGTCCAGTTCGCTGAGATGTCTGCAGACACAGCCAAGTCCCACCCACTGGTACAAGCACTGGTTCACCTCACTGCAGGGGCAGCAGGTGAgtctgggagctggggcctgTCCTCTGCAAGGGGCGGAGGGCATTGGTAGGTAGAATCATTTGGGAGCATATCTGGGTTCCTCAGAAGGGCAAGATACcaggctggggagaaggggagcccTGACCCAAATGCATGGATAGGGCCCCCACAGGAAGAGCGGTGAGGCCTGGAAGGCAGCAGGAGTTGGACCTGAATCCCTGAAATAAGGCAGAACCACAGTTCAGGAGCAAGTTAAAACTTATCGGGGGGAGGAATTCTAGCTCAGAGGACACCTGCAATCCTGGGCCTCTCAGCTGTGGGAAGAGGAGACTTACAACCTCCAGCACCTGGCACTGAGGTACCCTGGGGCTTTGCCCTGGGTGGGGCGGTGTATGTGTGAAGAACTGGTCCTGAGGTAGCTTGGGGGTTTGCCCTAGGAGGGTTAAGGGGACACTGAGGTACCTGGGGGCTTtgccccaggggctgggggtgaaggactGGCATTGAGGTGCTCTGAGGCTTTGCCCCTGGAGCAGAGGCAAAGGGGGGCACTGAGGTGACTGTGGGTTTGTCTCTGCAGGCGGGGTGGCATGCGTGGTTAGTGGGCAGCCCTTTGACACAATCAAGGTGAAGATGCAGACCTTCCCCACCATGTACCGGGGTTTCTTTGACTGCTCAGTCCGGACATACCAGCAGGAAGGGCTGCCCGGGCTGTACCAGGGcaccgccccagccctgctcgCTAACGTGGCAGAGAACGCAATGCTGTTCGCTTGCTATGGCTTCTGTCAGCAGCTGGTGAGGCAGCTGTTTGGACTGAGCAGTGTGCTGGAGCTGAGGTATGGCCTGGCCCTGCAGGCGTGTGGCATGGGGACACCTCAGGAGGCGGAGCAGCGTGGCAAGGCTGCTGTAAGCCCCATTGCAGGGCTCAGGTTGGGGGCACTTGGGGCAGCATTTAGGGTGATGCCATTTTGGGAAGCTGAGTCGCCCATGTTTTCCATCTGTGACGGCCCAAGAGAAGGCTGTGGGGATGTCCCTGAGCAAAGGGATAGTCAGGGTTGGGGAGGCAGGTCACATTCCTCTTCTAGGGTAGTGGTGATGAGGGCCTCTGCTTGGCCCTCTGCAGAGCCTGGGCCTGTGCGGGGCGAGCTTCAGCTCTAACATTTGTGTTCTTGGGCCCTGTGGTGCCAGCAACCTGCAGAGTGCGCTTGCCGGCTCGTTCTCTTCTGTGTTTTCCTCTATGGTGCTGTGCCCTGCGGAGTTGGTGAAATGCCACATGCAGGCCTTACCTGAGATGAAGGTCACTGGGCGAACAGCACTGGCATGTCACAGGTACATCGCAGCCCCTTGGGAAGCAGGCCAGGCTTTGGTGAATTACACACAGCCCTGGTGGAAGGTTTGTGAGTGAGGCAGCAGGTCTGAATTCCCTCTTGCCCAGGAAGATGAGGGTGTCACACTGCCCAGCTGACTAGAACTGACTTGGTGCTAAACCCAGGCATTGCAAACGTTCTTTGTGCTTACTGGGTGGGGCCCTGCAGCTTCCTTCTGTCCCTCCTGGCCATACTGCCTGCCTGTGGGTCTGCATGCCACAGCATACCCGAAACCTTCCTCTATCACAACCAAACATCCTCCTCTACTTCCTGGCCACTGTATTGTGGCTGAGCTGGCAGCCAACATCTCTCCCGTGGCACAGTGCAGATCATTGCTGCTGTGGTTGCCAGGCTACCCAGCTCTCCTGTTTTTGTGCCTATGTCCCAAATTAATCCCAGGTTTCCAATGGACAATTTGTGGAGAACATTTGCAAATGAGggaacaagggaggtcagtggatGATACTCCAGAGCCCACTCTGATACATGAGTTTAAACCAAGTCTTCCCTACTCCTTTCTTCGTTCCCCCTCAAATTCTGCCTCTAGCACGAATGCTGGAATGTGACCAGTTTGGCCTGGAAAACGAATCTGGGATTCAGTCTCAGTGAGAATGTGGGGTAATATGGCATGGCTCTAGGTTGACTGATCATCCTGGGTTGGTAAAGGTAATGCTAAGTGTCGTTATGTTTTCATTTCTGGCCCTTATGGTCCGAGTTTGGGTACATTGCCTGTGTTCTCTCTTGCAGCTCTACCTGGGCTACTGTGAAAAATATCTTTCAATCTGAGGGCCTGCTGGGATTTTTCCAGGGCCTGACCAGTACTTGGCTACGGGAGGTGCCTGGCTACTTCTTCTTCTTTGGTGGCTATGAAGTCAGTAGAAGCTTTTTCACCCAGGCTGGCCAGTGCAAGGAGGATCTGGGTGAGTAGAGCTGGATGTGGGCAATAAAAAGGGAGTTTCGGCATCATGGCCTTTGCAGAGGAGTGGTGAGGAATTGTGTCATTTTGAGCAAGGCCAGAACTAGGATCTGGTTGTTTTCACAATGAAGTAGTGACCAGTATCGATACAGCTCTGACCACTCCAGTGGGGGTGGTGTGCTGTGGAGGTATGAGCTTCAGACTGGTGACAGAAGCAGAAACATTTTATGCAGAATGGACAAGGGAGAGTCCCTGGTACTAGTAGATGGACACCAAATCAATTTGAAGGAGGGGATGGGGAACTTCAGAAGCAACCCATACATGTCACAATCCCAGGCTCCAACCCTCCTGGAAGATTTTAACTCCCCAGTTTTTTATTTATAACATTGCCCCTTGGCCCAAGCAGGTTCTTGCCAAGTTTTTTCATTAGGAGAAGAAATTGATTATACAAGTCAGGGATTTCTTTGGTGCAAACCTGTTTATTTACAACGATTGCCCCGAAAGTCCTATTTCCCAGAATACCATAGGAACAAACAATACGTGGGACTTTCCTTGCCCAGAAACCCAGTCCTGCTTCTCCAGCTCtttctctgctccctctctggGTCATGTTAACAGTGTTTCTCTGGCTTTCTCCTGATGACACTCACAGCTCCACCAATCAATGGCAcaatctctgtattttcaatcagTCCAAGAGAAACCCCTCTTACTTTCCCTGAGCTAGTTCTTGTTCAGGACTTCCTACATGGGCCAGC
Coding sequences within:
- the LOC140916799 gene encoding mitochondrial ornithine transporter 1-like yields the protein MSADTAKSHPLVQALVHLTAGAAGGVACVVSGQPFDTIKVKMQTFPTMYRGFFDCSVRTYQQEGLPGLYQGTAPALLANVAENAMLFACYGFCQQLVRQLFGLSSVLELSNLQSALAGSFSSVFSSMVLCPAELVKCHMQALPEMKVTGRTALACHSSTWATVKNIFQSEGLLGFFQGLTSTWLREVPGYFFFFGGYEVSRSFFTQAGQCKEDLGSLPLTVSGGMGGACFWLAVYPIDSVKSRIQVLSMAGRQDGFLLSFLHILRTEGFTALYCGLMPTVIRALPSNGALFLAYEMTRKKLTGLLDRTP